Proteins encoded in a region of the Populus nigra chromosome 3, ddPopNigr1.1, whole genome shotgun sequence genome:
- the LOC133689584 gene encoding membrane magnesium transporter-like, which produces MGFSVGFVIGLVGVLILSHAAYSTSQYRGLLKITEDEFSGPPFSVVVELIVGLVLCMWAALTVPGNFLSIHPHSDENRMVSLPDNLDFMIFNHRGKVFVPEIDMKLKH; this is translated from the exons atgggtttTTCTGTAGGATTTGTGATTGGATTGGTTGGAGTCTTGATTCTCTCTCATGCCGCTTATTCTACCAGTCAAT ATCGGGGTTTGTTGAAGATTACAGAGGATGAGTTTTCTGGACCTCCTTTCAGT GTGGTGGTGGAATTGATTGTGGGGCTGGTTTTGTGTATGTGGGCAGCATTAACTGTGCCTGGCAACTTCCTCTCTATTCATCCACATTCTGATGAGAATAG GATGGTTTCTTTGCCAGACAACCTGGATTTCATGATCTTCAACCATCGTGGAAAAGTATTCGTTCCAGAAATCGACATGAAATTAAAGCATTAA
- the LOC133689583 gene encoding transcription initiation factor TFIID subunit 8-like, with product MSNGGEDNTPGRPKSDDFGRAVSRMAVAQICESVGFHGFKESALDSLNDITIRYLCDLGKIASFYANLSGRTQCNFFDIVRSFEDIVGASQGFLGASISGNCLVNSGTIKEIIDFVGSNDEIPFAQPVPRFPVIRVRKLIPSFESMSEAPPGKHIPAWLPALPDPHTYLHTPMWNERAVDPRAEKIEQARQRRKAERALLSLQQRLLSNGSAGASSLGVSNNVKELGVVESNQFLATPLESGKKDVSSVVLPDKLKNHVSVMEAFAPVIEAAKEGGICDDVDVERKSLPEKRLAVAFKFKTGKKLLGESLDLSLLKKGEGRTGHWLGRDDERDDKKRRAEYILRQSMENPQELTQL from the coding sequence ATGAGCAATGGAGGTGAAGACAATACACCGGGAAGACCCAAATCCGATGACTTTGGTCGTGCTGTTTCAAGAATGGCAGTGGCTCAGATATGTGAGAGTGTGGGCTTTCATGGGTTTAAGGAATCTGCTTTGGATTCTCTCAATGATATCACAATCCGATACCTCTGTGACCTAGGCAAGATCGCAAGCTTCTATGCCAATTTATCAGGTAGAACCCAATGTAATTTCTTTGATATAGTTAGAAGTTTTGAAGATATAGTAGGAGCTTCACAAGGGTTTTTAGGTGCGTCCATTTCTGGTAATTGTCTTGTTAATTCTGGTACgattaaagaaattattgacTTTGTTGGTTCTAATGATGAGATTCCGTTTGCGCAACCGGTGCCAAGGTTTCCTGTTATTAGGGTTAGAAAGTTAATTCCTAGTTTTGAAAGTATGAGTGAAGCGCCACCTGGGAAGCATATTCCGGCATGGTTGCCTGCTTTGCCTGATCCTCACACGTATTTGCATACACCTATGTGGAATGAGAGGGCTGTGGATCCCCGTGCAGAAAAGATTGAGCAAGCTAGGCAGAGGAGAAAGGCAGAAAGGGCTTTGTTGAGCTTGCAGCAGAGGTTGTTGAGTAATGGCTCAGCAGGGGCTTCATCCTTGGGGGTCAGTAATAATGTGAAAGAATTGGGAGTAGTTGAGAGTAATCAATTTCTTGCCACTCCGTTGGAGTCTGGGAAGAAGGATGTCTCTTCAGTTGTGTTGCCAGATAAGCTAAAAAACCATGTTTCTGTGATGGAGGCATTTGCACCTGTCATTGAAGCAGCAAAAGAAGGCGGGATTTGTGATGATGTAGATGTTGAGAGGAAGAGTCTTCCTGAAAAGAGGCTTGCTGTGGCTTTTAAGTTTAAGACTGGGAAGAAGTTGTTAGGAGAGTCTTTGGACCTGAGTCTTTTGAAGAAGGGTGAGGGGAGAACGGGGCATTGGTTAGGGCGCGATGATGAGAGGGATGACAAGAAGAGGAGAGCAGAGTATATACTTAGGCAGTCAATGGAAAACCCACAAGAGCTTACACAGTTGTAA